In the Campylobacter showae genome, one interval contains:
- a CDS encoding DIP1984 family protein — translation MKLAEALILRADIQKRIEQLKSRLADNAKVQEGENPSEEPKALLAELDALTSELERLIVRINLTNCTAKADGKSLTELIAKRDVLTLKAGALRAFAQAAAQKIDAYSRSEIKILSTVDVAALQKQVNELAKQIRQLDTTLQGANWQTDLIES, via the coding sequence ATGAAACTAGCCGAGGCGCTGATACTGCGCGCCGACATACAAAAACGCATCGAGCAGCTAAAATCAAGGCTCGCGGATAACGCAAAGGTGCAAGAGGGCGAGAATCCTAGCGAGGAGCCAAAGGCGCTGCTAGCCGAGCTAGACGCGCTCACAAGCGAGCTTGAGCGGCTGATAGTTCGAATAAATTTAACCAACTGCACCGCAAAAGCGGACGGCAAGAGCCTAACCGAGCTAATCGCCAAGCGCGACGTACTAACGTTAAAAGCGGGCGCATTGCGGGCTTTCGCGCAAGCTGCCGCGCAAAAGATCGATGCATATTCGCGCAGCGAGATTAAAATTTTAAGCACAGTCGACGTCGCGGCGCTGCAAAAGCAGGTGAACGAGCTGGCTAAGCAGATCAGACAGCTTGATACGACGCTGCAAGGCGCGAACTGGCAGACCGATCTGATCGAAAGCTAA
- a CDS encoding tyrosine-protein phosphatase, which produces MKFKTLALAAAFCFATDINAELATEANSINFRKTSGAEQNLADVKDAKFQNAHFKNADTAARGINSNSSQKATLIDEAKNFYRVDELLFRSAQLDGSYAAKLHELGIKSIVNLRHFSRGGDKRAFGDQFWLASKPLQSWEIKPAQIADVLRTIRERQKEGAVLVHCYHGADRTGLVVAMYRVIYQGWSLDAARSEMIYGGYGFHSMWQDIAGFLTPQNEALVRAELGI; this is translated from the coding sequence TTGAAATTTAAAACCCTTGCATTAGCGGCCGCATTTTGCTTTGCGACCGACATAAATGCGGAGCTTGCGACAGAAGCAAATTCCATAAATTTTAGAAAAACGAGCGGCGCGGAGCAAAATCTCGCGGACGTAAAAGACGCCAAATTTCAAAACGCGCATTTTAAAAACGCAGATACCGCAGCGCGCGGCATAAACTCAAACTCATCGCAAAAAGCAACCCTCATCGACGAAGCTAAAAATTTCTACCGCGTGGACGAGCTGCTGTTTCGCAGCGCTCAACTTGACGGAAGCTACGCCGCAAAGCTGCATGAGCTTGGCATCAAAAGTATCGTAAATCTGCGCCATTTTAGCAGAGGCGGCGACAAAAGGGCGTTTGGGGATCAATTTTGGCTCGCAAGCAAGCCGCTTCAAAGCTGGGAGATAAAGCCCGCACAGATCGCGGACGTCTTGCGCACCATTCGCGAGCGCCAAAAGGAGGGCGCCGTGCTCGTGCACTGCTATCACGGAGCCGATCGCACGGGGCTTGTGGTGGCGATGTACCGCGTGATCTATCAGGGCTGGAGCCTGGACGCCGCGCGCAGCGAGATGATATACGGCGGATACGGCTTTCACTCCATGTGGCAGGATATCGCGGGCTTTTTGACGCCGCAAAACGAGGCACTCGTAAGAGCCGAGCTTGGAATTTAG
- a CDS encoding SMI1/KNR4 family protein, with translation MENLLLAQLREALPQGMRVPSELEALYAWIEANGFYDDAGGRRRGYLYPQDRLQQSWSDDEREGGTDIVFFTDEPKNRDEKLRYWFYGEDRELAAEIKQRLCVFAGSGSEGSMCALWLDDAGETKIVHMGSGSGSTMTCVLAHSGLDFLRLLAIGYDEICWDEDFSAPPNSEEDDFIVHPNVKFQQWFKDTFKTTIPQTALELVTPAHMDDENPSDEFLIWVNRVAE, from the coding sequence GTGGAAAATTTATTACTAGCGCAGCTGCGCGAAGCGCTACCGCAGGGCATGCGCGTGCCGAGCGAGCTTGAGGCGCTTTATGCGTGGATCGAAGCAAACGGCTTTTATGACGACGCGGGCGGGCGCAGACGCGGCTATCTCTATCCGCAGGATCGGCTGCAGCAGAGCTGGAGCGATGATGAGCGCGAGGGCGGCACGGACATCGTCTTTTTCACGGATGAGCCGAAAAATCGCGACGAGAAGCTAAGGTATTGGTTTTACGGCGAGGATCGTGAGCTTGCCGCGGAGATCAAGCAGCGGCTTTGCGTATTTGCAGGCAGCGGCTCGGAGGGCTCGATGTGCGCGCTGTGGCTGGATGATGCAGGCGAGACGAAGATCGTGCATATGGGCTCCGGCTCGGGTTCGACCATGACCTGCGTTTTGGCTCATAGCGGGCTTGATTTTTTGCGACTGCTCGCGATCGGATACGATGAAATCTGCTGGGACGAGGATTTTAGCGCGCCGCCAAACAGCGAGGAGGACGATTTTATCGTGCATCCAAACGTAAAATTTCAGCAGTGGTTTAAGGACACGTTTAAAACGACGATCCCGCAAACCGCGCTTGAGCTCGTCACGCCCGCGCATATGGACGACGAGAACCCGAGCGACGAGTTTTTAATCTGGGTAAATCGCGTCGCGGAGTGA
- a CDS encoding Fur family transcriptional regulator, whose product MNYMELLKNHGLKATPQRLSVLKILDRHTHPTIDELYEEICAENPSVSLATVYKNLNMLKDEGLVVEVNMPNQKARYDIFSYPHIHVVCESCGHVEDYNFCEALSEYKESLERKLGNFIEKINVLVTVKDCKNCRH is encoded by the coding sequence ATGAACTATATGGAACTTCTCAAAAATCACGGCCTCAAAGCCACCCCGCAGCGCCTCAGCGTGCTCAAAATCCTCGATCGCCACACCCACCCGACGATTGATGAGCTTTACGAGGAGATCTGCGCCGAAAACCCGTCCGTATCGCTCGCGACGGTGTATAAAAACCTAAATATGCTCAAAGACGAGGGGCTCGTCGTCGAGGTCAATATGCCGAACCAAAAGGCGCGCTACGACATCTTTAGCTATCCGCATATCCACGTCGTATGCGAGAGCTGCGGACACGTCGAGGACTATAACTTCTGCGAGGCACTGAGCGAGTACAAGGAAAGTTTGGAGAGAAAGCTCGGAAATTTCATAGAAAAGATAAATGTGCTAGTGACTGTAAAGGACTGCAAAAACTGCCGCCATTAG
- the dxs gene encoding 1-deoxy-D-xylulose-5-phosphate synthase has protein sequence MDVKSMNVQELEALCGKLRDKILQTVSANGGHLSSNIGAVELIVAMHYVFDAAKDPFIFDVSHQSYAHKLITGRWDKFDTLRKIGGISGYTKPSESKYDYFIAGHSSTSISLAVGASKAIKLKGEDRIPVAFIGDGSMSAGIAYEALNELGDIKNPCVVVLNDNEMSISKPIGAFSNYLSQMMAGPLYQKFKSRVEKFLSYMPDGAAYMARRMEEGIRIFTPGMFFEELGLEYIGPVNGHDVGALIEAFSVAKGMKKPVVVHAQTLKGKGYEKAEGHLASWHGVSPFDLQSGEAIKKSAAKSATALFAENLTELASEHKNIVGVTAAMPTGTGIDALMERFPDRFWDVAIAEQHAVASMAAMAKEGFKPFIAIYSTFLQRAFDQVVHDCAIMNLNVVFAMDRAGIVGEDGETHQGAFDVSYLNLIPNLTIFAPRCADSFRFAMRYAYAHEGPCALRYPRGAFALAKGEFEARELKLGKGEILVEGGDEAAFIAYGNAAGKANAARKILLEKTNGKFDPSLVDLVFVKPLDGELLQELARKHKIWYVFSDTAKKGGVGEILAAFLQERRIFDVRIVSFEFDDAFIPHGATADVEKALGIDAASICDKILTETAGQI, from the coding sequence ATAGACGTAAAATCTATGAACGTGCAGGAGCTCGAAGCGCTTTGCGGGAAGCTCCGAGATAAAATTTTACAAACCGTTAGCGCAAATGGCGGGCATCTGAGCTCAAACATCGGCGCGGTCGAGCTTATCGTCGCGATGCACTATGTTTTCGACGCAGCAAAAGATCCGTTTATATTTGACGTCAGCCACCAAAGCTACGCGCACAAGCTAATCACCGGACGCTGGGATAAATTCGACACGCTTAGAAAAATCGGCGGTATTAGCGGCTACACGAAGCCCTCTGAGAGCAAATACGACTACTTTATCGCCGGACACAGCTCCACCTCTATCTCGCTAGCAGTGGGCGCGTCAAAGGCGATCAAGCTAAAGGGCGAAGACCGCATCCCCGTGGCCTTTATCGGCGACGGCTCGATGAGCGCTGGTATCGCGTATGAGGCGCTAAACGAGCTGGGCGATATCAAAAACCCTTGCGTAGTCGTCCTAAACGACAACGAAATGAGCATTAGCAAGCCCATCGGCGCCTTTAGCAACTACCTCTCGCAGATGATGGCCGGGCCGCTGTATCAGAAGTTTAAAAGCCGCGTAGAGAAATTTTTAAGCTATATGCCCGACGGCGCCGCGTATATGGCGCGCAGGATGGAGGAGGGCATCAGGATCTTTACGCCCGGGATGTTTTTCGAGGAGCTAGGACTCGAGTATATCGGCCCCGTAAACGGCCACGACGTGGGGGCGCTTATTGAGGCTTTTAGCGTCGCAAAAGGGATGAAAAAGCCAGTCGTCGTGCACGCGCAGACGCTAAAGGGCAAAGGCTACGAAAAGGCCGAGGGGCATCTAGCTAGCTGGCACGGCGTGAGTCCGTTTGATTTGCAAAGCGGCGAAGCCATCAAAAAATCAGCCGCCAAATCGGCCACCGCGCTTTTTGCGGAAAATTTGACCGAGCTAGCTAGCGAGCATAAAAATATCGTCGGAGTGACCGCCGCGATGCCTACTGGCACGGGCATAGACGCTTTGATGGAGAGATTTCCGGATAGGTTTTGGGACGTCGCGATCGCCGAGCAGCACGCCGTCGCCTCTATGGCCGCGATGGCCAAGGAGGGCTTTAAGCCGTTTATCGCGATTTATTCGACCTTTTTGCAGCGGGCGTTTGACCAGGTCGTGCACGACTGCGCGATCATGAATCTAAACGTCGTCTTTGCGATGGACCGCGCTGGCATCGTCGGCGAGGACGGCGAGACGCACCAAGGCGCGTTTGACGTTAGTTATCTAAATTTGATCCCGAATTTGACGATTTTCGCGCCTCGCTGTGCCGATAGTTTTAGGTTCGCGATGCGCTACGCTTACGCTCACGAGGGGCCTTGCGCTCTTCGCTATCCGCGCGGAGCTTTTGCGCTGGCGAAGGGCGAATTTGAGGCGAGAGAGCTAAAGCTCGGCAAGGGCGAAATCTTGGTCGAGGGCGGCGACGAAGCGGCCTTTATCGCTTACGGCAACGCTGCGGGCAAGGCAAACGCCGCGCGCAAAATTTTACTAGAAAAAACGAACGGCAAATTTGACCCAAGCCTTGTTGATCTAGTGTTTGTTAAGCCGCTTGACGGCGAACTTTTGCAAGAGCTCGCGCGCAAGCATAAAATTTGGTACGTCTTTTCCGATACCGCAAAAAAAGGCGGCGTAGGCGAGATTTTGGCCGCGTTTTTGCAGGAGCGGCGCATTTTTGACGTACGCATCGTTAGCTTTGAGTTTGACGACGCGTTTATCCCGCACGGCGCTACGGCCGATGTCGAAAAGGCTCTTGGTATCGATGCGGCAAGTATTTGCGATAAAATTTTAACCGAAACCGCGGGTCAAATTTGA
- the fliH gene encoding flagellar assembly protein FliH, with the protein MKSSVITNERSKEHFVENYRFKILGQEKRSEDAHVAHDSETRRASEHQHDRALNGEQEGLNLSEEKEQSVHFKPEPSFIEELLKRTDEMSGSMIKLQMQIENQENEFAKRLESEIQRAKEDGIKQGRDEAAAKFDEELKALESRYLGSINKLEEQAAKFESLIASSEAQLPATAVEVAKEVVKKEISLNSANIAAAICKELFSEIRDAKEIQIKVNPKDYEFIKENFSGQNVKISADEAISAGGAIVLSDAGNLEGTIEARLEKIKKIIGQ; encoded by the coding sequence ATGAAAAGCAGCGTAATAACAAACGAGCGTTCAAAAGAGCACTTTGTAGAAAACTATCGATTTAAAATTTTAGGCCAGGAAAAAAGAAGCGAGGATGCGCACGTAGCTCACGACAGCGAAACCCGCCGCGCGTCCGAACATCAACATGACCGTGCCTTAAACGGCGAGCAAGAGGGCTTAAATTTAAGCGAAGAAAAAGAGCAAAGCGTACATTTTAAACCCGAGCCAAGCTTTATCGAGGAACTGCTAAAGCGCACCGACGAGATGAGCGGCAGCATGATAAAACTGCAAATGCAAATCGAAAATCAAGAAAATGAATTCGCCAAACGCCTAGAGAGCGAGATCCAGCGCGCTAAAGAGGATGGCATAAAACAGGGTAGAGACGAGGCGGCGGCTAAATTCGACGAGGAGCTAAAGGCGCTTGAGAGCAGGTATCTGGGATCTATAAATAAGCTAGAGGAGCAGGCGGCTAAATTTGAAAGCCTCATCGCATCTAGCGAAGCGCAGCTGCCGGCCACCGCAGTCGAGGTCGCAAAAGAGGTCGTAAAAAAAGAAATTTCGCTAAATTCGGCAAACATCGCCGCAGCCATCTGCAAAGAGCTTTTTAGCGAAATAAGAGACGCCAAAGAGATACAGATAAAAGTAAATCCGAAAGATTACGAGTTTATCAAAGAAAATTTCTCCGGACAAAACGTCAAAATCTCTGCCGACGAAGCCATCAGCGCGGGCGGAGCGATCGTGCTCAGCGACGCGGGCAACCTCGAGGGCACGATCGAAGCCAGATTAGAAAAAATCAAAAAGATAATAGGACAATGA
- the fliG gene encoding flagellar motor switch protein FliG, whose translation MATKLNEQQKMVYDDLSMPEKIAILLIQLGEDVTTLLFSHMEVDVITEISRYIATAKSMDKNVAAAVLEEFYALMQSNQYMRSGGLEYAKEILYRTFGPETAQKILDKLAKSMENSKSFGYLTKVKPQQLADFIMTEHPQTIALILAHMDSTSAAETLSFFNDELRSEVVVRMANLGDISPSIIKRVSTVLEGKLESLTSYKVEVGGPRAVAEVLNRLGQKASKATIEYIEDIDDKLATTIKELMFTFEDINTPNQAAIREILKNVDKKDLMVALKGSGDALKEKFLSSMSQRASEAFKEEMQFLGAVRVKDVEEAQRRIVEQVQALAEGGAFQIGEADEMIE comes from the coding sequence ATGGCAACAAAGCTAAACGAACAGCAAAAGATGGTATATGACGATCTTTCTATGCCCGAAAAGATTGCTATTTTGCTTATTCAGCTGGGCGAGGACGTCACGACGCTGCTTTTTTCTCATATGGAAGTTGACGTCATAACCGAAATTTCGCGCTATATCGCTACCGCAAAAAGTATGGATAAAAACGTAGCGGCTGCCGTTTTGGAAGAATTTTACGCTCTCATGCAGTCAAATCAATACATGAGAAGCGGCGGTCTAGAGTACGCAAAAGAAATTTTATACCGCACCTTCGGTCCGGAAACCGCGCAAAAGATCCTCGATAAGCTTGCAAAAAGCATGGAAAACTCAAAGAGCTTCGGCTATCTTACTAAGGTCAAGCCTCAGCAGCTTGCGGACTTTATTATGACCGAGCACCCGCAGACTATCGCGCTTATTTTGGCGCATATGGATTCAACCAGCGCAGCCGAGACGCTTTCGTTTTTTAACGACGAGCTTAGAAGCGAAGTCGTCGTTAGGATGGCAAATTTGGGCGATATCAGCCCGTCCATTATTAAGCGCGTTTCAACGGTGCTTGAGGGCAAGCTAGAGAGCCTCACGTCCTACAAGGTCGAAGTCGGCGGACCAAGAGCCGTGGCAGAGGTGTTAAACCGTCTCGGTCAAAAGGCGTCCAAAGCCACGATCGAATACATCGAAGATATCGACGACAAACTTGCTACGACGATCAAAGAGCTTATGTTTACATTTGAGGATATCAACACTCCCAATCAAGCCGCTATCCGCGAGATACTTAAAAACGTCGATAAAAAAGACCTCATGGTCGCGCTAAAAGGCAGCGGAGACGCGCTCAAGGAGAAATTCCTCTCAAGTATGTCTCAGCGTGCTAGCGAAGCGTTTAAAGAGGAGATGCAGTTTTTGGGTGCAGTGCGCGTAAAAGACGTCGAAGAGGCGCAGCGCCGCATCGTAGAACAGGTCCAAGCCTTAGCCGAGGGCGGGGCATTCCAAATAGGCGAAGCCGATGAGATGATAGAATGA